A part of Deltaproteobacteria bacterium genomic DNA contains:
- a CDS encoding DNA integrity scanning protein DisA nucleotide-binding domain protein: MFPETNIFDEICAKKQGIDRLVLEKVITLAVELAREGREGRKIGTLFTVYDSDTVLERSKCLILDPLFGHPDQVKRIDNPNMRETIKELAQLDGAFVVSDSGVVISACRYLNASATGIDLPLGLGSRHMAAASISRETRAIAVVVSESSVVRVFDDGKLVSEIIPELWVLSRYSLHLSWPYLERTTNHVTVVSKED; encoded by the coding sequence ATGTTTCCCGAAACCAATATATTCGATGAGATCTGTGCCAAAAAGCAGGGGATTGACCGTCTGGTGCTAGAAAAGGTAATCACCTTGGCTGTAGAGCTGGCCCGCGAAGGAAGGGAAGGAAGGAAAATCGGCACCTTATTTACCGTCTATGATTCGGATACCGTGCTGGAACGCTCCAAGTGTCTTATTCTGGACCCCTTGTTCGGACATCCGGACCAAGTAAAAAGGATTGACAATCCCAATATGCGGGAGACCATAAAGGAACTGGCACAACTGGACGGGGCCTTCGTGGTCTCCGATTCAGGGGTGGTCATCTCGGCCTGCCGATATCTGAATGCCTCTGCGACTGGGATTGATTTGCCCCTCGGATTGGGATCTCGCCATATGGCCGCCGCTTCCATCTCTCGTGAGACGCGAGCCATCGCCGTCGTCGTCTCCGAAAGTTCGGTGGTGCGGGTATTTGACGACGGCAAGCTGGTGTCGGAAATAATTCCCGAGCTCTGGGTGTTAAGTCGCTACAGTCTCCATCTGAGCTGGCCCTATCTGGAAAGAACCACCAATCATGTTACCGTGGTGAGCAAAGAAGATTGA
- a CDS encoding histidine kinase yields MWKYVSLRVRIFSLLGALVFTALLGGLITIWHTGATDVLFSSLIDKNMASLQAAEGLEIALLRQKGYLTYYFLDGNPTWLQKLRQNHESFLDCLANAEVLATTPVMIKIIEKIASKYRDYNSGREQVINLYKRGLRAEGSKLHWEIRRQFLEIYDLCETYKFVNHGIISQIKKESREQARFIKTLALIIMPSVIFIGLLLSYILSKQLLEPIRQLSLETGLVPGASREPDEVKALSRRVHDLIENVDQAQTKLARSEEHLLQSEKLAMVGKLAAGVTHSIRNPLTSVKMRLFSLGRTLDLTPSQQEDFEVISEEIRHIDTVVGNFLEFSRPPKLTMQKVSPSVVVDMALQLLRHRLESYHVEVKLKRSRPLPEVWADPDQLKEVLVNLLVNACEAMRNGGLIIIQEGENFLQSIGQVVTIQVSDNGPGIPEAIQDKILQPFFSTKEEGTGLGLSIAARILAKHGGWLDLESREGQGTTFTINLPYRKIQHGNHPDS; encoded by the coding sequence ATGTGGAAATATGTCAGTTTGCGGGTCAGGATTTTTTCTCTGCTGGGGGCTTTGGTTTTTACCGCTTTGTTGGGGGGACTGATAACCATCTGGCATACCGGAGCCACGGATGTTCTGTTTTCCTCTTTAATAGATAAAAACATGGCCTCCTTGCAGGCCGCCGAAGGTTTAGAAATTGCTTTGTTAAGGCAAAAGGGATACTTAACTTACTATTTTCTGGACGGTAATCCTACGTGGCTCCAAAAATTGCGGCAGAACCATGAGAGCTTTTTGGACTGCTTAGCTAACGCTGAGGTTTTAGCCACTACTCCGGTGATGATAAAAATTATCGAAAAGATTGCCTCTAAATATCGGGATTATAACTCAGGGCGAGAACAAGTAATAAATTTATATAAACGTGGTTTGCGCGCCGAGGGTAGTAAACTTCATTGGGAAATCCGCCGTCAATTTTTAGAAATTTACGATCTTTGCGAAACTTATAAATTTGTCAATCACGGAATAATTTCCCAGATCAAGAAGGAAAGCCGTGAGCAAGCCCGGTTTATCAAAACCCTGGCGTTAATTATTATGCCGAGCGTAATTTTTATTGGATTATTATTAAGTTACATATTGAGCAAACAACTATTGGAACCGATCCGACAATTGAGCCTGGAAACCGGGCTGGTTCCGGGTGCCTCTCGTGAACCTGACGAGGTCAAGGCCTTAAGCCGGCGGGTTCATGACTTGATTGAAAATGTTGATCAGGCCCAAACCAAACTGGCTCGGAGCGAAGAACATCTCTTACAATCAGAAAAGCTGGCCATGGTGGGCAAATTGGCGGCCGGAGTGACGCACAGCATCCGCAATCCCCTGACTTCGGTGAAAATGCGCCTGTTCTCATTGGGACGGACGCTTGACTTAACTCCCAGCCAGCAAGAAGACTTTGAGGTGATCTCAGAGGAAATTCGCCATATTGATACTGTAGTCGGCAATTTCCTGGAATTTTCCCGCCCGCCCAAATTGACCATGCAGAAAGTCAGTCCCTCGGTGGTGGTGGACATGGCTCTGCAACTGCTCAGGCATCGACTTGAATCGTATCATGTGGAAGTAAAGCTTAAGCGCTCCCGCCCCCTCCCGGAAGTTTGGGCCGATCCTGACCAGCTCAAGGAGGTGCTGGTCAATCTCTTGGTCAACGCCTGTGAGGCAATGCGAAATGGAGGGTTAATTATCATTCAGGAGGGAGAAAATTTTTTACAATCAATCGGACAGGTGGTGACAATTCAGGTGAGCGATAATGGTCCCGGAATTCCGGAGGCAATACAAGACAAAATTCTCCAGCCTTTTTTCAGTACCAAAGAAGAGGGAACAGGTCTTGGCCTTAGTATTGCCGCCCGCATCCTTGCGAAACATGGCGGTTGGCTAGATCTCGAGTCCCGCGAAGGCCAGGGGACTACTTTTACAATTAACTTGCCATATAGGAAGATTCAGCATGGGAACCATCCTGATAGTTGA
- a CDS encoding sigma-54-dependent Fis family transcriptional regulator, with the protein MGTILIVDDDPRLRQSFEKLLTAEGHSVWTAPDGETALNMVQANHPDMVIMDIRMPGISGIETFKAIHQLDSKLPVIIMTAYGTTETAIETTKLGAFDYVLKPFEVPDILTLIEKALEAGRFMHSKVLIDMPPDQVADEAIIGKSKPMQEVYKSIGRVAPTDATVLIRGDSGTGKELVARAIYQHSLRSEKPFLVINCVAIPETLLESELFGYEKGAFTGALNRKVGKIEQAHGGTVFLDEIGDMPASIQAKILRLLQEKNIERLGGRETIPVNVRIIAATNRDLETALAEGRFREDLYYRLKVVTLWLPTLRDRADDIPLLTDYFLSRFAHELDVNNPGMTPEARALLKGYHWPGNVRELANVLQKALIFSRGYPIRAEEISQAIGAQNAVKSVQVEDTFRIIRNWVRQELSTDTETNIFDALIDRFASLIIQEALDLTSGNRSQAAKLLGLSRPTLQAKIDKYRLKIGSLVKSEGS; encoded by the coding sequence ATGGGAACCATCCTGATAGTTGACGACGACCCAAGATTGCGGCAAAGTTTTGAAAAGTTGTTGACTGCCGAAGGACATTCCGTTTGGACGGCTCCCGATGGCGAAACCGCCCTCAACATGGTCCAGGCAAATCATCCCGATATGGTCATCATGGACATTCGCATGCCGGGAATAAGCGGGATTGAAACCTTTAAGGCCATTCATCAGCTCGATTCCAAGCTGCCGGTGATTATCATGACCGCTTACGGCACTACGGAGACCGCCATTGAGACCACTAAGTTGGGAGCCTTTGATTATGTTCTTAAGCCATTTGAAGTCCCCGATATTCTTACTCTAATTGAGAAGGCCCTGGAAGCCGGGCGGTTCATGCACTCCAAGGTATTGATAGACATGCCTCCCGATCAGGTGGCGGATGAAGCGATTATTGGCAAAAGCAAACCCATGCAGGAGGTTTACAAGTCTATCGGCCGCGTAGCTCCGACTGATGCCACGGTGCTTATTCGCGGCGATTCGGGAACCGGCAAAGAACTGGTCGCCAGAGCCATATATCAACACAGTCTGCGGTCGGAAAAGCCTTTTCTGGTAATCAACTGCGTTGCTATTCCCGAGACCCTGCTGGAAAGCGAATTGTTTGGATACGAAAAAGGGGCTTTCACCGGAGCCCTAAACCGCAAAGTGGGAAAAATTGAGCAGGCCCATGGTGGTACTGTCTTTCTCGATGAAATCGGCGACATGCCGGCCAGCATACAGGCCAAGATCTTGCGACTGCTGCAGGAGAAGAACATCGAGCGCCTGGGCGGCCGCGAAACTATCCCGGTGAATGTGCGGATCATTGCCGCCACCAACCGGGACCTCGAAACCGCGCTGGCCGAGGGACGCTTCCGCGAAGATTTGTATTATCGCCTTAAAGTGGTCACCCTGTGGTTGCCTACCTTGCGTGACCGGGCCGACGATATCCCCTTATTAACCGACTACTTTCTGAGCCGTTTTGCTCACGAATTGGATGTGAACAACCCGGGAATGACCCCTGAGGCCAGAGCCCTGCTCAAGGGCTACCATTGGCCCGGTAATGTTCGCGAGTTGGCAAATGTCCTGCAAAAGGCCCTGATTTTTAGTCGCGGCTACCCCATCCGGGCGGAGGAAATTTCTCAAGCCATTGGAGCCCAAAATGCAGTCAAATCTGTCCAAGTTGAAGACACTTTCCGAATTATCCGAAATTGGGTTCGTCAAGAGCTGAGCACCGATACGGAGACCAATATTTTTGATGCCCTCATCGACCGTTTTGCCAGTCTGATTATCCAGGAGGCTCTGGATCTCACCAGTGGCAATCGCAGTCAGGCCGCCAAACTTTTGGGTCTATCGCGTCCCACGCTCCAGGCCAAAATTGATAAATATCGTTTAAAAATAGGCAGCTTGGTAAAAAGCGAGGGTTCGTGA
- a CDS encoding sulfite exporter TauE/SafE family protein: MNIPLSIASYWIKYLNPQLALLTQPIQGWFYTVSPQGELTINLIALIVLGLAMGFLAGCFGVGSGFLMAPLLNLFGNIPFNVAIGSDLTYMVGSATIANLRQRAVGYVDYKLGLLLFLGSALGVEVGAQFLELLKYAGKVSLLGHRSDLMQLTMTAVYALMLGWIGTTVYRETWAIRRLKTGVPAPAPPAVAVGSRLQTISLPPMVALPVSGVEAISLWLILGVGFVSGLLTGFLGVSGAFIRMPALIYVLGVPTVVSLGTNLFELLILALYGALTHSLKGNVDLILVMILLITTTVGNQLGVLLQTKIVGWRSLLLYTAIIFSTILFLLLKLIS, encoded by the coding sequence ATGAATATTCCTCTGTCCATTGCCAGTTATTGGATCAAGTACCTTAATCCGCAATTAGCACTACTGACTCAGCCAATTCAGGGGTGGTTCTACACTGTCTCTCCCCAGGGCGAGCTGACTATCAATCTGATCGCCTTGATCGTTCTGGGACTGGCTATGGGCTTTCTGGCCGGTTGTTTTGGGGTCGGCAGCGGTTTTTTGATGGCTCCCCTTCTCAATCTCTTCGGGAACATTCCGTTTAATGTGGCCATCGGGAGCGACCTGACCTACATGGTAGGGTCGGCTACGATCGCCAATCTGCGACAGCGGGCCGTGGGGTATGTGGACTACAAGTTGGGACTGCTCTTGTTTCTGGGCAGTGCTCTGGGGGTGGAGGTCGGGGCGCAATTTTTAGAGCTCCTCAAATATGCCGGGAAAGTCTCTCTTTTAGGCCACCGGTCAGACTTAATGCAGCTCACCATGACCGCGGTCTATGCCCTAATGCTGGGCTGGATCGGGACGACAGTGTACCGCGAGACCTGGGCTATCCGCCGGTTAAAAACCGGTGTGCCGGCGCCTGCCCCCCCGGCGGTGGCCGTAGGCTCACGATTGCAGACCATCAGTTTGCCACCAATGGTCGCGCTGCCCGTATCCGGGGTGGAGGCCATTTCTCTCTGGTTGATTCTGGGGGTCGGTTTCGTCTCCGGATTGCTGACCGGGTTTCTGGGAGTGAGCGGCGCCTTCATTCGCATGCCCGCCTTAATTTACGTTTTAGGCGTTCCCACGGTGGTCTCTCTGGGGACCAACCTCTTTGAATTGTTGATCTTGGCTCTATATGGAGCCCTAACCCATAGTTTAAAAGGTAATGTAGATCTTATACTGGTAATGATTTTATTAATTACTACTACGGTAGGTAATCAACTAGGGGTGCTGTTGCAAACTAAAATTGTCGGGTGGCGTTCACTCCTGTTGTATACTGCCATTATATTTTCCACTATATTATTTTTGCTGCTTAAACTTATCAGCTAA
- a CDS encoding sulfite exporter TauE/SafE family protein: MNKVRSVFNMLQMAAEAHARWEIETSTNILRNRKKLLILLALCLPIVAFLGISWAAGDLLGGKKAYAPAFYSTSIFLLTIFIGLVAGLITGCIGAGGGFIITPALMSIGVKGILAVGTDLFHIFAKAIMGTAVHRKLGNVSVKLAITFLVGSTLGVVVGGTINRAIYEFNPVMSDLFISLVYVFLLGFLGTYAMTDFLKLRRAGRAHRTLAPDEKKVATPPAAATTGLAQKLQSVRIPPMISFDEDLVPGGNRISGLFVAGCGFIVGLVAAIMGVGGGFLTFPMFVYLLGVSSFTTVGTDILQIIFTAGFAAISQYAIYGFIFYTLAMGMLLGSLIGIQVGALTTKVVKGIYIRGFYATAILAGFLNRLFALPKRLNQMEYISISKGLAGGLDLIGLIVFFVIIGIFGLWVLSMFFKNLNVLRGKEPSLTTVVEGVH; this comes from the coding sequence ATGAACAAAGTACGAAGCGTGTTTAACATGTTGCAGATGGCTGCTGAGGCCCACGCCCGCTGGGAGATCGAGACTTCCACCAATATCTTGCGAAATCGGAAAAAGTTGTTGATCTTGCTGGCTCTTTGTCTGCCGATCGTGGCCTTTCTGGGCATCTCCTGGGCGGCAGGGGATTTGTTGGGGGGAAAAAAGGCCTATGCGCCGGCCTTTTATTCCACCTCGATTTTTCTCCTCACTATTTTCATCGGACTAGTGGCTGGCCTGATAACGGGCTGCATCGGCGCCGGCGGTGGCTTTATCATCACCCCGGCCCTGATGAGCATCGGCGTCAAAGGCATTCTGGCGGTGGGCACCGACCTCTTTCACATCTTTGCCAAGGCCATTATGGGGACGGCAGTCCATCGAAAGTTGGGCAACGTTTCGGTAAAACTCGCCATTACCTTCTTGGTCGGCTCAACCTTAGGAGTGGTGGTCGGGGGCACCATCAACCGGGCTATTTATGAATTCAACCCGGTCATGAGCGACCTTTTTATCAGCCTGGTGTATGTTTTTCTGTTGGGCTTTTTGGGCACTTACGCCATGACCGACTTTCTCAAGCTGCGCCGGGCCGGTCGCGCCCACCGCACTCTGGCCCCGGATGAGAAGAAAGTAGCCACCCCCCCGGCGGCGGCCACCACTGGCCTGGCCCAGAAGCTGCAATCGGTCCGTATCCCCCCGATGATCTCCTTTGACGAGGATCTGGTGCCGGGCGGCAACCGGATTTCCGGCCTGTTTGTGGCCGGGTGCGGCTTCATCGTCGGTCTGGTAGCGGCGATTATGGGGGTAGGCGGCGGTTTTCTGACCTTCCCCATGTTCGTCTACCTGTTAGGGGTGTCCTCTTTCACTACGGTAGGCACCGACATCCTGCAGATCATCTTCACTGCCGGCTTTGCCGCCATTTCGCAGTATGCCATTTATGGATTTATTTTTTACACCCTGGCCATGGGCATGCTCCTGGGCTCTCTGATCGGAATCCAGGTCGGGGCTCTCACTACCAAGGTGGTCAAGGGTATCTATATCCGGGGCTTTTACGCTACCGCCATCCTGGCCGGCTTTCTCAATCGCCTCTTCGCGCTGCCGAAAAGACTTAACCAGATGGAATACATTAGCATATCCAAGGGACTGGCCGGTGGCCTCGATTTAATCGGACTTATCGTCTTCTTTGTGATCATTGGCATCTTCGGGCTCTGGGTGTTATCCATGTTCTTCAAAAATCTCAATGTCTTAAGGGGGAAGGAACCCTCTTTAACCACTGTCGTCGAGGGGGTACATTAA
- a CDS encoding PAS domain S-box protein — protein MFNIISKKVYLIVITLTVILLAGAFIFGLLSAEKMRDIISEQFNQQQLTIAKGVASDIEDKIFYLKGELHTLNLSPSVQYLEVSWPNRMRITMANVSNLGVIGIGLLDAEGRQIYWVNAQGESRVIKGNYSQSELLAWAKQPEHRNQIIFQRTGTFLHSTRKQNPYLVIFTPTYQISLDASHPQATGRFAGCLYFLVDPYQLIQKLTKDIRSGHSGYAWVIDSRGYFIYHPEEGFIGRSAFEVREQRAPKISFAEINKIQREKMLAGQEGVSWYWSGWHRGIVRKMKKFIAYAPIILKGDNGRIIWSVAVVAPQSEVEGAIHDVYIRQFLLQGVVIFIIILGGGTVIYYESRWSAALEKEVHTKTAALEKSKNELAKSEKLYKSLVESAEDAILNVDAKGEIVSINPYGAKILGYTPQGIMGKTISDVFPGNTKAELNRLVEEVIAQKQGQRATEELTIGGKEYFFNFNLTPIRENDRVLSVMIIGHDITSQKKFEEQLYHTEKLASLGQLAAGVAHEINNPLAIILGFADMLLEKIDENSKEYNIIKTIERQGNNCKKIVENLMTFARAPEKDQYDTDVNRSVETVLEVVKNTLLTKKVKYHLDLAEGLPKARGDAAQLQQVVLNLINNAVMAMPQGGHLTISTRLNSKHDRVEIVFADTGEGIKKENLPKIYDPFFTTRKVGEGTGLGLSVSYAIITKFGGTITCESKTKEESKDHTSGTKFTITLPIAQL, from the coding sequence ATGTTTAATATCATTTCTAAGAAAGTATATTTAATTGTCATCACCCTTACGGTGATATTGTTGGCCGGGGCCTTTATTTTTGGCTTGCTCTCGGCTGAGAAGATGAGAGATATCATCAGCGAGCAATTCAACCAACAACAGTTGACCATTGCCAAAGGGGTAGCCTCGGATATCGAGGATAAGATTTTTTATTTGAAAGGAGAATTACATACCCTGAACCTGTCCCCATCGGTGCAGTATTTGGAGGTTTCCTGGCCTAATCGGATGCGGATCACCATGGCCAACGTCAGCAATCTGGGGGTCATCGGCATAGGCCTGTTGGATGCTGAGGGACGACAGATTTATTGGGTAAATGCCCAGGGTGAGAGTCGGGTTATCAAAGGAAATTACTCCCAATCCGAGCTTCTCGCCTGGGCCAAGCAGCCGGAGCACCGGAATCAAATCATCTTCCAGAGGACCGGGACATTTCTTCATTCTACCCGCAAGCAAAATCCTTACCTGGTCATTTTTACCCCCACCTATCAGATCTCCCTGGATGCCAGTCATCCTCAAGCTACGGGTCGTTTTGCCGGCTGCCTCTATTTTCTGGTCGATCCTTACCAATTAATCCAAAAACTTACCAAGGACATTAGGTCGGGTCACAGTGGATATGCCTGGGTGATCGATAGTCGGGGGTATTTCATTTATCATCCTGAAGAGGGATTCATTGGCAGGTCTGCTTTTGAAGTCCGGGAGCAAAGGGCTCCCAAGATCTCTTTTGCGGAGATCAACAAAATCCAGCGGGAAAAGATGCTTGCCGGACAAGAGGGCGTTTCCTGGTACTGGAGCGGCTGGCACCGAGGTATCGTTAGAAAAATGAAAAAATTCATCGCCTACGCTCCCATCATCTTGAAGGGCGACAATGGCCGGATTATCTGGTCAGTGGCCGTGGTGGCCCCCCAAAGTGAAGTGGAAGGGGCCATTCATGACGTTTATATCCGACAGTTTTTACTGCAAGGGGTGGTCATTTTCATTATCATCCTGGGAGGCGGGACAGTAATTTATTACGAGAGCCGCTGGTCGGCGGCTTTGGAAAAAGAGGTGCACACCAAAACCGCGGCCCTGGAAAAATCCAAGAATGAACTGGCCAAGTCCGAGAAGCTCTATAAATCTCTGGTTGAGTCTGCCGAGGATGCCATCTTAAATGTTGACGCCAAAGGAGAAATTGTGTCCATAAACCCCTATGGGGCGAAAATTTTAGGCTACACCCCGCAGGGCATTATGGGCAAAACTATCAGCGATGTGTTTCCGGGAAACACCAAAGCGGAACTCAATCGCTTGGTGGAGGAAGTAATTGCCCAAAAACAGGGGCAACGTGCTACCGAGGAATTAACCATCGGGGGCAAGGAGTACTTTTTTAATTTCAATTTAACCCCTATCCGGGAAAATGACCGGGTTCTGAGCGTCATGATTATCGGCCATGATATTACGAGCCAGAAAAAATTTGAGGAACAATTATATCATACGGAAAAATTGGCTTCCTTGGGGCAACTGGCCGCCGGGGTGGCCCATGAGATTAACAACCCGCTGGCCATTATTTTAGGTTTTGCCGATATGCTGCTAGAAAAAATAGATGAAAACTCTAAGGAATACAATATCATAAAAACTATCGAGCGGCAAGGTAACAATTGCAAGAAGATTGTTGAAAATTTAATGACTTTTGCACGTGCCCCGGAGAAAGATCAATATGACACCGATGTCAATCGCAGCGTGGAAACGGTCTTGGAAGTAGTCAAGAATACCCTGCTGACCAAAAAAGTGAAGTATCATCTTGATCTTGCCGAGGGGCTGCCCAAAGCTCGAGGCGATGCCGCGCAGTTACAGCAGGTTGTCTTAAACCTCATTAACAACGCGGTCATGGCTATGCCGCAAGGCGGTCACTTAACTATCAGCACCCGCCTTAATTCTAAGCATGATAGGGTTGAAATCGTCTTTGCTGATACTGGTGAGGGGATCAAAAAAGAAAACCTGCCAAAAATTTATGATCCATTTTTTACCACTCGCAAGGTCGGCGAAGGGACGGGATTGGGTCTGTCCGTCAGTTATGCGATTATCACTAAATTCGGCGGCACCATTACCTGTGAGAGCAAAACCAAAGAAGAGAGCAAAGATCATACAAGCGGTACTAAGTTTACGATTACCCTCCCAATAGCCCAACTATAA
- a CDS encoding sigma-54-dependent Fis family transcriptional regulator — MSAKILIIDDETDMLVMLKMLITDKTPHEVVTTNNPIEVEELLSENDFNIVITDLKMPMMDGIEVLEAVKKKDPDIPVIMITAFGTLEAAQEAVHRGAYDFITKPFRKEQILVALERALEWQRIVKENRNLKSRIEE, encoded by the coding sequence ATGTCTGCTAAGATCCTCATTATTGATGATGAGACTGACATGTTAGTCATGCTCAAAATGCTCATCACTGACAAGACCCCCCATGAGGTGGTTACTACCAATAACCCCATCGAGGTCGAGGAACTTCTGTCCGAAAATGATTTTAATATTGTCATTACTGATCTAAAGATGCCCATGATGGATGGAATTGAAGTTTTGGAAGCGGTGAAAAAGAAAGACCCGGATATTCCGGTGATTATGATTACCGCTTTCGGCACCCTGGAGGCAGCTCAAGAAGCGGTCCACCGGGGAGCCTATGATTTTATTACCAAGCCCTTTCGTAAAGAACAGATTCTGGTGGCCCTGGAGCGGGCTCTGGAGTGGCAACGAATAGTCAAGGAGAACCGGAACTTAAAAAGCCGGATAGAGGAATAA
- a CDS encoding response regulator, whose product MSATIVIVDDEPDLLDLLKFILTEKTNHKVLTTSDPHQAVAWCKTYGADLVISDLRMPEMEGIELLKIIKQIDPNLPLIIITAFGTIESAVEAMRHKAFDYITKPFRKEQILMTVDKALKWRQAQAET is encoded by the coding sequence ATGTCAGCAACCATTGTAATTGTTGATGATGAACCAGATCTTCTGGATCTGCTGAAATTCATTCTAACCGAGAAGACCAATCATAAGGTACTTACAACCAGTGACCCGCACCAGGCAGTTGCATGGTGTAAGACGTATGGCGCTGATTTAGTCATAAGCGATCTGCGCATGCCCGAAATGGAAGGCATCGAGTTATTGAAAATTATCAAGCAGATTGACCCCAATTTGCCGCTGATTATCATTACGGCCTTTGGAACCATCGAGTCGGCTGTGGAAGCTATGCGGCACAAAGCTTTTGATTATATTACCAAGCCCTTTAGAAAAGAGCAGATTCTGATGACCGTCGACAAAGCGCTCAAATGGCGTCAGGCGCAAGCGGAAACCTGA